The Paenibacillus sp. RC334 nucleotide sequence ACGAAGTATTTGGCCATTACTGGCTTTAGCCGTAAGCGCCTTTGCCATTGGGACAACCGAGTTCATCAGCGTGGGACTGCTTCCCCTGATCGCTGAGGACTTGCACATATCCGTAACCATGTCCGCCTTAACCGTCACGTTGTATGCCTTAGGGGTAACCATCGGGGCTCCCGTTTTGACCTCGTTAACATCAAGTGTTCCCCGTAAAACGCTGCTGCTGTGGATCATGATTGTATTTATTGCAGGCAACAGCCTCGCAGCGTTCTCCGGTGGAATTGTCATGCTGCTGATTGCGCGCGTGGTCTCGGCGTTCTCCCACGGGGTGTTCATGTCCATTGGCTCCACCATCGCAGCCGATCTTGTACCCAATGACCGCCGAGCCAGTGCCATTTCCATTATGTTCTCCGGGCTGACCGTAGCCACGGTCACGGGTGTACCCTTGGGAACCTTTATCGGGCAGCAATGGGGCTGGCGAGCGGCCTTCATGGCGATTGTGATCGTCGGTGTGGTGGCACTCATTGCGAATCTGATTTTGCTGCCATCCACTCTGCGAAAGGGGAACAGAACCCCTTTCCGCGAGCAAGTCAAACTGGTTACCAATGGCCGCTTGCTGCTTGCATTTATCATTACAGCCTTGGGGTATGGAGGCACGTTTGTGGTGTTTACTTATTTATCTCCATTGCTTCACGACATAACCGGATTTAAGCAGAGTACGGTAACGTTTATTCTTTTGCTGTATGGAATTGCGATTGCTATTGGGAATGTTATGGGTGGAAAAGCTGCAAACCGCAAGCCGCTTTCAGCTTTATTTTACATGTTCCTGATTCAAGCAATTGTCCTGCTCGTTCTGTTGTTCACAGCTCCTTTTAAAACCGCTGGACTGATTACGATCTTTTTTATGGGATTGCTTGCGTTCATGAACGTGCCCGGCCTACAGGTATATGTGGTGATGTTGGCTGAACGTTTTGCCCCCAAAGCCGTAGATGTCGCTTCCGCCGTCAATATTGCAGCCTTCAACGCCGGGATAGCCATTGGAGCATACGTGGGTGGAAGGGTGACTGATTCCTTGGGTCTTATTCATACGACCTGGATCGGGGCGATTATGGTTTTCGCTGCGGTTCTTCTCACAGGCTGGAGTCGCACGCTAGAAAAAAGGGATACGGCTGCTGCTTAAATGGAATATTTATGAAAGATACAGAGGATATAAGTTGAACTGGAAAAATGAAACACAAAAACGGAGTAGTCGGAATGGTGGCTGTACAAGCGAAGCGATCGCTTTTGTCCCCGGATTTCTACCTTAAACCTAGGCTTCATTTAAGAAATCCGGGGGCGGTGGCGATGGGAAGCACCATCCGACTGCGTAGTGGCACGATAAGAAACTTTTAGTTCAGCTTATATAGTAGATAATTTAGGAAGGAAGATAAACAATGACTCAAAACTTACAAAGCACAACAACATTGCACAACGGAGTTCACATGCCTTGGTTCGGAATCGGGGTATTTAAGGTGGAGGAAGGCTCAGAGCTGGTCGATGCCATCAAGGCGGCTGTGAAGCATGGTTATCGCAGTATAGATACAGCCGCAGCCTATGCTAACGAAAGTAGTGTAGGACAAGCCATCCGGGAAGCTCTTCGGGAAAATAACCTGTCCAGAGAAGACCTTTTCGTAACGTCCAAAGTGTGGAATGCCGATCTGGGGTATGAAGAGACACGGGCAGCCTATGAAGCAAGCCTGGACAAGCTGGGTCTGGACTATCTGGATCTGTATCTGATTCATTGGCCGGTTCAAGGGAAGTATAAAGAAGCCTGGAGAACTTTAGAGTCCTTATATAAAGAAGGGCGGATCAAGGCTATCGGAGTCAGCAACTTCCAGATTCATCATTTGGAAGACCTTATGAAGGATGCTGAAATCACGCCAATGGTGAATCAGGTGGAATTTCATCCACAATTAACACAAACCGAGCTACTGCAATTCTGTCAAAAGAACAATATTCAAATGGAAGCCTGGTCCCCGTTAATGCAAGGCCAATTGCTTGATCATGCGGTACTGCAAGACATAGCGACCAAGTATGAAAAATCGGTGGCGCAAGTGATTTTGCGCTGGGATGTGCAGCAGGGAGTTGTCACCATTCCCAAGTCTACCAAGGCGCATCGGATTGTCGAAAATGCCGACATTTTTGATTTTGAATTGACGCAAGAGGATATGGACCGAATTCAGGCGTTAAATGCGAATCATCGTGTAGGTCCCGATCCGGATAACTTTGATTTTTAAACTCTATTTCCAAGATACGCCGTTCCTTTCTTTAATGAAAGGAGCGGTGTTTTTTGTCCTTGATGGGTCTGGAGCCACAGCATTCCAACCCCGCCATATGGTATTATAGGGTATGATAAAAGAGACGTTTTGGAAGCTTGTGAAAATGAAGACAATCCGGGGGACCTCATGAATAAGACGATTGCAGATATAGCCCAAATGGCTGGCGTGGCCAAGAGCACGGTATCCCGTTTTTTGAACGGCGGGGCTGTCAGCGTGGATACGAGACGTAAAATTGAAAAGGTGGTCAAGGCCACGGGTTATGTGCCTAATACCTTTGCCCAGAGCCTGAAAGCAAAGCGAACTAACATTATCGGAACCGTTGTGCCGCGTCTGGATTCCTTTGCCACATCCCATACGCTGATGGGTATAGATGAAGAACTTCGGGCCCAGCATTATCAGATGCTGATCTCGAATACGAGCCAGGATGTGAAACGTGAAATCGAAGCCATTTACGAGTTGGGTCGGCAAAAGATTTCCGGCATTATTTTACTGGCTGCTGAAATTACTGACGAGCATCTGACCGCGATCCGCGACATTGCGATTCCGGTTTTGCTGGTGGGGCAGCAGCACACGCAGCTTCACAGCCTTATCCATGATGACTACCGGGCGGGATATGATATCGGCGCATATGTTCTGTCACAGGGCCACCGTGAAATTGCCTACGTCGGCGTTACGGAAAAGGATGTCGCTGTCGGTGTGCGGCGCAAGGAGGGCTTTAAGCAGGCTGTTCGGGATGCATTGCCCAATCAAGCTCATAGGGACGATGTGAAGCAACTGGAGCGATCCGCCGGGTACGATATCAGATACTATGAAACCGGTTTTAAAATGTCCGATGCACGGGTGGCTGCGTCTGCGATTTTAGATGGATTTAAGCCGTCGTTAATGGTGTGTGCTACGGATAATATTGCGCTTGGCGTGATCAACGCGGCATATTCCAGAGGGATTGCCATTCCGTCGGAATTGTCGGTGACTGGCTTCGGGGGATACGATATTACGGAGGTGATTCATCCTGCGCTAACAACCGTGCAATATCCTTACATGGAAGCAGGACGCGTAGCGGCGCAAAATATTGTACGGCTGGTAGAACACAAACCGGTAGAGAAAGTGACTGTTATGAATTATTCTCTTATAGAGAGAGAAAGCGTTGACAAACGCTGAACAGGTGGATTATAATTTCTACGAAACCGGTTCCATAGCCTCGGGCACAAGTGGAATCGGTTGCAAATCCATGGATGAGTATATTTTTTTAATCGTACAGGAACCGGTTCCTATACATTATTTTTTTCATCAAATTGGAACCGGTTCCCGAGACGGAAGTTTTAATAAGAATGAGGTACACCTATGAAAATGACAAAAGAACAAAAGTATCGACTGATTGAGCAGGCAGAGCCCGGTGAAATAGCCAGCTTGGAGAAAAAGGTGGAGCAATGTCACTGGCGGCAGGAGTTTCATATTCAGCCATCGACAGGCTTGCTCAATGATCCCAATGGCTTTTCTTATTATCAGGGTGAATACCATTTGTTCTATCAGTGGTTCCCGTTTGGAACCGATCATGGAATGAAATACTGGTATCATTTGAAGTCCAGAGATTTGGTCACATGGGACGACGCAGGCATCGGTATCGCACCGGGAGATTATTTTGATTCACATGGTGCTTATTCAGGTAGCGCGATGGAGCATGAGGGCAAGCTGTATATGCTATATACGGGAAATACACGTGACGGGGACTGGATCAGACATCCTTATCAATGTATTGCCGTTATGGATGAGAGCGGTCTCATTACAAAATGGGAGCATCCCGTTATTCCGAACGTGCCGGAAGGATATACGGATCATTTTCGTGATCCCAAGCTGTGGAAGGACGGAGACAGCTTTTACTGTGTGATCGGTGCCCAGAGAGCGAATTTAACAGGCTGCGCCGTCCTTTATCGGTCAACCGACCTCCATACGTGGCGATTTGAGGGGGAACTGCACACAGGGCTGGAGACGTTTGGCTACATGTGGGAATGCCCCGATTATTTTGAACTGGACGGCTCGGGTGTATTGGTATTTTCTCCTCAGGGCCTGGAGCCTTCCGGGGATGAGAATCACAATATTTATCAGTCGGGTTACGTGATCGGCAAGCCGCTGGATACCGGGACCAGAATATTGGAGCATGGGGCATTCCGCGAGCTGGACCGTGGCTTTGACTTTTATGCACCGCAGACGATGATCGACCCGCAGGGGCGGCGTATCATGGTGGCATGGATGGGATTACCGGATATCGATTGTCCGACAGATCCGAACGGATGGGCGCATTGCCTGACGCTGCCGAGGGAGCTTACGCTTCATGAGGGCAAACTCATACAAAGGCCGATTCCTGAGCTGACTACGCTGCGTAAAAAGCGTGAGGAACGGGTAGCCGACACATTAACGTCGGAGAGCAAAACCTATACGGGCTTCAAGGGTACGGCTTATGAGCTGATTTGTGAGTATGATCTTTTGAGCGCCAAGGCATGCGGTATTGAATTCCGCGCAAGTGCGACCGAGAAAACGGTGATCCGATATGATGCCGTTAGCCGCAAGCTTGTGTTGGACCGTTCGCAATCGGGTGAGCCTGTCGCTGCTTCGTATGGTGAGATAAGACAGTGCGCCATGAATGGGAACCGTATCAAGCTTCATCTGTTCGTGGATACGTCTTCGGTGGAAATTTTCGTCAATGATGGGGAAGAGGTGTTCACCAGTCGTATTTTTCCGCACCCAGAGAGTGACGAAATACGCTTTTTTGCCGACAAGGGAGAGGCTCTCTTCCAAGCGGTAAAATGGGATTTTACATGAATATTCAAAATCATCAAGTGGATCGTTAATCATCAATAACATAACGGAATGAACGAGAGGATGAACATCATGGCGGAGAACCGGGAAATAGCCAAAGAAGTGATCCAAGCAATCGGTGGGAAGGATAATATTGAGTCCTTTGCTCACTGCGCGACACGCCTGCGGATTATGGTGCATGACAAGGAGAAGATTGATCAGAAAAAGGTCGAAGAAATCGACAAGGTCAAAGGAGCTTTTTTTAACTCGGGACAGTATCAGATTATTTTTGGTACAGGTACGGTCAATCGGATTTTCGAAGAAGTCGAGAAGCTCGGATTAACCGGAACATCTAAAGAAGAAGTGAAGAGTCAGGCGAAAAAGGAAGGCAACGTCTTCCAACGCTCCATTCGTACCTTTGGCGACGTATTTGTACCGATCATTCCGGTGCTGGTTGCTACGGGGCTGTTCATGGGATTGCGCGGTTTGCTTACCCAGCCGCAAATTCTGGCCCTGTTTGGCATGACGCCGCAGGATATTTCACCGAATTTCCTATTGTTTACCCAAGTATTGACGGATACGGCTTTTGCTTTTCTACCTGCGCTGGTCGCGTGGTCAGCCTTTAGAGTATTCGGCGGCAGCCCAGTGCTCGGTATCGTTCTCGGTTTGATGCTGGTGAACCCGGCCTTGCCCAACGCCTATGCTGTTGCGGACGGCTCAGCTCATCCCTTGACTATGTTCGGCTTCATCCCTGTAGTCGGTTATCAGGGCTCGGTAT carries:
- a CDS encoding MFS transporter; translation: MSSDSKRSIWPLLALAVSAFAIGTTEFISVGLLPLIAEDLHISVTMSALTVTLYALGVTIGAPVLTSLTSSVPRKTLLLWIMIVFIAGNSLAAFSGGIVMLLIARVVSAFSHGVFMSIGSTIAADLVPNDRRASAISIMFSGLTVATVTGVPLGTFIGQQWGWRAAFMAIVIVGVVALIANLILLPSTLRKGNRTPFREQVKLVTNGRLLLAFIITALGYGGTFVVFTYLSPLLHDITGFKQSTVTFILLLYGIAIAIGNVMGGKAANRKPLSALFYMFLIQAIVLLVLLFTAPFKTAGLITIFFMGLLAFMNVPGLQVYVVMLAERFAPKAVDVASAVNIAAFNAGIAIGAYVGGRVTDSLGLIHTTWIGAIMVFAAVLLTGWSRTLEKRDTAAA
- a CDS encoding aldo/keto reductase, giving the protein MTQNLQSTTTLHNGVHMPWFGIGVFKVEEGSELVDAIKAAVKHGYRSIDTAAAYANESSVGQAIREALRENNLSREDLFVTSKVWNADLGYEETRAAYEASLDKLGLDYLDLYLIHWPVQGKYKEAWRTLESLYKEGRIKAIGVSNFQIHHLEDLMKDAEITPMVNQVEFHPQLTQTELLQFCQKNNIQMEAWSPLMQGQLLDHAVLQDIATKYEKSVAQVILRWDVQQGVVTIPKSTKAHRIVENADIFDFELTQEDMDRIQALNANHRVGPDPDNFDF
- a CDS encoding LacI family DNA-binding transcriptional regulator, with product MNKTIADIAQMAGVAKSTVSRFLNGGAVSVDTRRKIEKVVKATGYVPNTFAQSLKAKRTNIIGTVVPRLDSFATSHTLMGIDEELRAQHYQMLISNTSQDVKREIEAIYELGRQKISGIILLAAEITDEHLTAIRDIAIPVLLVGQQHTQLHSLIHDDYRAGYDIGAYVLSQGHREIAYVGVTEKDVAVGVRRKEGFKQAVRDALPNQAHRDDVKQLERSAGYDIRYYETGFKMSDARVAASAILDGFKPSLMVCATDNIALGVINAAYSRGIAIPSELSVTGFGGYDITEVIHPALTTVQYPYMEAGRVAAQNIVRLVEHKPVEKVTVMNYSLIERESVDKR
- a CDS encoding sucrose-6-phosphate hydrolase, which produces MKMTKEQKYRLIEQAEPGEIASLEKKVEQCHWRQEFHIQPSTGLLNDPNGFSYYQGEYHLFYQWFPFGTDHGMKYWYHLKSRDLVTWDDAGIGIAPGDYFDSHGAYSGSAMEHEGKLYMLYTGNTRDGDWIRHPYQCIAVMDESGLITKWEHPVIPNVPEGYTDHFRDPKLWKDGDSFYCVIGAQRANLTGCAVLYRSTDLHTWRFEGELHTGLETFGYMWECPDYFELDGSGVLVFSPQGLEPSGDENHNIYQSGYVIGKPLDTGTRILEHGAFRELDRGFDFYAPQTMIDPQGRRIMVAWMGLPDIDCPTDPNGWAHCLTLPRELTLHEGKLIQRPIPELTTLRKKREERVADTLTSESKTYTGFKGTAYELICEYDLLSAKACGIEFRASATEKTVIRYDAVSRKLVLDRSQSGEPVAASYGEIRQCAMNGNRIKLHLFVDTSSVEIFVNDGEEVFTSRIFPHPESDEIRFFADKGEALFQAVKWDFT